A window of the Megalopta genalis isolate 19385.01 chromosome 2, iyMegGena1_principal, whole genome shotgun sequence genome harbors these coding sequences:
- the LOC117218303 gene encoding bridge-like lipid transfer protein family member 3B isoform X5, with the protein MVSLIKKQLLKHLSRFTKNLSADKINLSTFKGEGELSNLELDEIVLTDLLELPSWLRLTNAWCNKVSFRIQWTKLRSVPIVLSLDEVHIEVETCEDLRDLSSMQGLSSYTGPTKYSFIHKVIDGITVTVNTVSVTFKSPAFIASVQMNRIIVESKSPTWQRCDLRTTRLKDPDRGQLLIFKELEWQTVRIEAQSTKDKNLTPLRLLTNQARCRITIKKRISDCFVMGSRLILILDDLLWVLTDSQLKAALHFIDSLGGLIEKATILERKTKAARKLEVLPEYQAQISQQSRTKNQFNTVISKIFTRYDVVETSYHFLCQRIDLHLCDDIGNGRSSHPDLKDGGALQISLVRFQIDYYPYHLAMADRKHWAKYRENATRHSQWLQQSLSSFRSQFMDLIDSGRTQHSPLTRSQGNVAVSNTKGSGENLEKNNQTQNANAFSNDQKKSQHPSGNPVKNYILEQLAKLMTTCIIIRIDDFTLYKVTTTSRNPIPKEFITAQSRKKHATGDRDRFYLPEDVTILHAEFTYYYYPGDITFPLPPPKFYVQLNPIQVNFDVCSCLWFNSFALNLHHSLMSKDKHTTHTSTNLMYFDVKIEAILPRIVFESQQDYPNQKDRPKSLHIQTSRASITNVRSTERSSRADLAQCLNAFQMGQMFFSTEFPNKTNDYQVVTDKFLAHCAGTDNVRHPPANFTSNSVTELVRQLNRELLWTEAKDVWCCNLEPVWGDFFGARAVGQNRPVPFLDAFPLTLWCYMSMNSSNSEKFSTADIHGLAYISNLVSVQINHYQYLFLLRLSEVLSEMATYLTIDSNKILNENSGSSLIIGALIPQVEVTFVMPSHTPGKENSGADVESVVPDTSSIADEIVNATAQWHNSIDRPDFNSKKININNEDVIMATPQSEASSILSMDFMHTVIPNQPVVTFKQNGPNKHDPLAVHEKQYIGIEEEKALPTMRTIPESTVKHSKGDSSSNAPFIPNNFNIGLSSMKKGLSNLMTSFDSALKASPEDGSSDTVSIRSDISSDSENYVLVSLQDQEKLDTMFSVDNTMRITTVEEASEVVEETPDTQSEKSLDSVCKRKDIVSMATFKLSKVEFIQQSYGYASSIKVQVSNVGNDECSSIPWDEFQVKRKTKFSARSRGWVELASDSNCRSCIKLRLDHDLKCKSDSYKLSQASHVTSNKNVQSSQSQSYNTELDIDTGIIDIHNKQSVLDLFEDKLDIKITDISMILSMSSISGLKDLFEDEIIPKPIPTQIYLESISLHLNEDRPPTNITSPGPIPIDMNISKLRIMRDINGAFHIEPVDGLSN; encoded by the exons ATGGTGTCTCTAATAAAGAAACAATTACTGAAGCATCTGTCAAG GTTCACCAAGAATCTGTCGGcagataaaataaatttaagtaCATTTAAAGGAGAAGGTGAATTATCTAATTTAGAACTTGATGAAATAGTTTTGACAGATCTGTTAGAATTGCCGTCATGGCTCAGACTAACGAATGCTTGGTGCAATAAAGTATCATTTCGCATACAATGGACTAAACTGAGAAGTGTTCCTATAGTTTtg aGTTTAGATGAAGTTCATATAGAAGTAGAAACTTGTGAAGATTTAAgagatttatcttccatgcaaggATTGTCTTCGTACACAGGTCCTACAAAATATTCTTTTATACACAAAGTAATCGATGGAATAACAGTGACTGTTAATACTGTATCAGTTACATTTAAAAGCCCTGCATTTATTGCTTCGGTTcag ATGAATCGTATCATTGTGGAATCAAAGTCTCCGACATGGCAACGTTGTGATTTAAGAACTACTAGGTTGAAAGATCCTGATCGTGGACAGTTACTTATCTTCAAAGAACTTGAGTGGCAAACAGTCAGAATAGAAGCACAAAGTACTAAAGATAAGAATCTAACTCCTTTACGTTTACTTACAAATCAAGCAAGATGTCGAATCACTATCAAGAAAAGAATCTCAG ATTGTTTTGTTATGGGATCAAGACTGATTCTTATATTGGATGACCTTCTATGGGTTTTAACAGATTCACAGTTAAAAGCAGCTCTTCATTTTATTGACTCCCTTGGTGGCTTAATAGAAAAAGCCACAATTTTAGAACGCAAAACAAAAGCTGCTAGAAAATTAGag GTATTGCCGGAATATCAAGCACAAATATCACAGCAATCCAGAACGAAAAATCAATTTAACACTgttatttcgaaaatatttacCAGATACGATGTTGTAGAAACATCATATCACTTTCTCTGTCAAagaattgatttgcatttatGCGACGACATTGGCA ATGGTAGATCCTCCCATCCTGATTTAAAAGATGGTGGGGCATTGCAAATTTCACTAGTTAGATTTCAAATTGATTATTATCCATATCATTTGGCAATGGCTGATAGAAAACATTGGGCCAAGTACAGAGAAAATGCTACCCGACATAGTCAGTGGTTGCAACAATCATTGAGTTCTTTTCGAAGCCAGTTTATGGATCTCATTGATTCTGGTAGAACTCAACACTCTCCTTTGACAAGAAGTCAAGGAAACGTTGCAG tTAGCAATACCAAAGGTTCTGGAGAAAATTTGGAAAAGAACAATCAAACGCAAAATGCAAACGCATTTTCCAATGATCAAAAGAAATCACAGCATCCGAGCGGTAATCCagtaaaaaattatattctagAACAGCTCGCCAAATTGATGACAACATGTATCATAATAAGAATCGATGACTTTACTTTGTATAAAGTAACAACGACATCTCGCAATCCTATACCGAAAGAATTTATTACAG CTCAATCAAGGAAGAAACACGCAACAG GTGATAGGGACAGGTTTTATCTACCAGAAGACGTAACGATTCTTCACGCTGAATTTACATACTATTATTACCCTGGAGACATAACATTTCCAT TGCCACCACCAAAGTTTTATGTACAACTGAATCCTATTCAAGTAAACTTTGATGTTTGTTCCTGTTTATGGTTTAATTCTTTTGCATTGAACTTACATCACTCTTTAATGAGTAAAGATAAACACACAACACATACTTCCACTAACTTAATGTACTTTGATGTAAaaattgaagctatacttcCAAGA ATAGTCTTTGAAAGTCAACAAGATTATCCAAACCAAAAGGATAGGCCGAAGTCATTACATATTCAGACTTCAAGGGCATCGATTACAAATGTCCGATCAACTGAAAGATCTTCGAGAGCAGATTTGGCTCAGTGCTTAAATGCTTTCCAAATGGGTCAGATGTTCTTCAGCACTGAATTCCctaacaaaacaaacgattatCAGGTTGTAACAGATAAATTTTTAGCGCATTGTGCAG GCACTGATAACGTGCGCCATCCACCCGCAAATTTTACTAGTAACTCTGTAACTGAATTGGTTCGCCAATTAAATAGAGAACTTTTGTGGACAGAAGCAAAGGATGTATGGTGCTGTAATTTGGAACCCGTATGGGGCGATTTCTTTGGTGCACGTGCAGTTGGACAAAATCGTCCAGTGCCATTTCTCGACGCATTTCCCTTAACACTATGGTGTTACATGTCGATGAACTCATCGAATTCGGAAAAATTTTCAACCGCTGATATTCATGGCCTTGCATACATAAGCAATTTAGTTAGCGTACAGATAAATcattatcaatatttatttttactgaGATTATCAGAAGTTCTATCGGAGATGGCAACATATCTGACCAttgattcaaataaaatattaaacgagAATTCCGGCAGCTCACTTATTATTGGTGCTCTGATACCACAAGTTGAAGTAACTTTTGTTATGCCATCCCACACACCTGGCAAAGAAAATTCAGGCGCAGATGTGGAATCAGTGGTACCGGATACATCTAGCATAGCGGATGAAATTGTAAATGCAACTGCTCAGTGGCACAATAGTATAGACCGACCTGATTTTAACAGTAAAAAGATTAATATAAATAACGAAGATGTGATTATGGCAACGCCGCAAAGCGAAGCATCATCGATATTATCAATGGATTTCATGCATACTGTTATTCCAAATCAACCCGTTGTTACATTTAAGCAGAACGGTCCAAATAAGCATGATCCATTAGCTGTACACGAAAAGCAATATATCGGTATAGAAGAAGAAAAAGCATTGCCTACTATGCGAACTATACCTGAATCCACAGTGAAACATAGTAAAGGAGATTCATCTTCGAATGCACCATTCATtcctaataatttcaatattggTCTTTCCTCTATGAAAAAAGGTCTGAGTAATTTAATGACATCATTTGATTCCGCTTTAAAAGCTTCTCCCGAGGATGGTAGCAGTGATACAGTGTCTATAAGAAGCGATATTAGTTCTGATAGCGAAAATTATGTATTGGTCAGTCTGCAAGATCAAGAAAAATTAGATACGATGTTTTCTGTTGATAATACAATGCGAATAACAACAGTAGAAGAAGCTAGCGAAGTAGTGGAAGAAACTCCTGATACCCAAAGCGAAAAATCCTTGGATAGCGTGTGTAAACGTAAAGATATT GTGTCTATGGCAACATTTAAATTGTCCAAAGTTGAATTTATTCAACAGTCTTACGGATACGCATCTTCCATCAAGGTTCAAGTATCGAATGTCGGTAATGACGAGTGTTCATCTATACCATGGGATGAATTTCAG GTCAAGAGGAAG ACAAAATTCAGTGCACGATCTAGAGGTTGggttgaattagcttcagattcgaactgtagatcatgtatcaaacttCGTTTGGATCATGACTTAAAATGCAAATCCGATTCTTACAAACTGTCTCAAGCGAGCCATGTCACAAGCAACAAGAATGTGCAATCATCTCAAAGTCAAAGTTATAATACCGAGCTGGATATAGATACTGGAATAATTGATATACACAACAAACAAAGTGTGTTAGatctattcgaagataaattAGATATTAAAATTACTGACATATCAATGATTTTATCAATGAGCTCAATAAGCGGGCTTAAAGATTTGTTTGAAGATGAAATCATACCTAAGCCAATACCAACCCAG atATATTTAGAGTCTATTTCATTACATTTGAATGAAGATCGTCCACCAACTAATATTACTTCGCCAGGACCGATTCCTATAGATATGAATATTTCAAAACTTAGAATAATGCGAGATATAAATGGTGCTTTTCATATTGAACCAGTTG ATGGCCTTTCTAAT TGA